A genomic window from Chlorobium phaeobacteroides DSM 266 includes:
- a CDS encoding glycosyltransferase family 9 protein, which yields MIINRLLQFFHLFILYRFGSAIGDQLCMTAIIENLFTEHRLKSVVFSSYPEFFENNPNVCKNYSFKRMPKFFRNILLSLLRIAEGENIANFCFPKKKDGGLECFMRKSKAKISLIEAHSCYFKKKLILLQATPKIYFSDEELAVFSRKFSDLPDRFGIVQPVGKTTYTPNKEWGFANFQKVIDSAPHFPWLQTGMINELLLDHVIDFRGKTESLRELAYIVSRADFILCLEGLLNHLAASVGTRSFCLFSGFHPVEIANYATTIPVVLDPQPDCSPCWRLEKCPQKSKYCTEGILPEQVIKVITTAPSLNNQPAIKL from the coding sequence ATGATTATCAATAGGCTTTTACAATTCTTCCATCTTTTCATTCTCTACCGGTTCGGCAGTGCGATTGGCGATCAGCTTTGTATGACCGCAATTATTGAGAACCTGTTCACTGAACACCGTCTGAAATCCGTAGTTTTTTCAAGCTATCCGGAATTTTTTGAAAACAATCCGAATGTCTGCAAAAACTACAGCTTCAAAAGAATGCCTAAATTTTTTCGTAATATTCTTTTATCTCTCTTGCGCATCGCTGAAGGTGAAAACATTGCCAACTTTTGTTTTCCAAAAAAGAAAGATGGCGGTCTTGAATGCTTCATGAGAAAGTCAAAAGCAAAAATCAGCCTCATCGAGGCTCACTCCTGTTATTTCAAAAAAAAACTGATCCTCTTGCAAGCCACGCCAAAGATCTATTTCTCTGATGAAGAATTAGCGGTGTTCTCAAGAAAATTCAGCGATCTGCCAGACCGGTTCGGTATTGTTCAACCAGTCGGCAAAACGACATACACACCAAACAAAGAGTGGGGATTTGCCAATTTCCAAAAAGTTATTGACAGTGCACCTCATTTCCCCTGGCTCCAAACAGGTATGATCAATGAATTGTTACTCGATCATGTCATTGATTTCAGAGGTAAAACCGAATCCTTGCGGGAACTGGCTTACATCGTATCCAGGGCTGACTTTATCCTGTGTCTTGAAGGCCTGTTAAATCACCTTGCCGCATCAGTCGGCACCCGCTCATTCTGTCTGTTTTCCGGCTTTCATCCTGTCGAAATAGCAAACTATGCCACAACGATTCCTGTCGTGCTTGACCCACAACCAGATTGCTCACCATGCTGGCGGCTTGAAAAGTGCCCTCAAAAGAGTAAATACTGTACTGAAGGCATCCTTCCTGAACAGGTTATCAAAGTTATAACAACCGCGCCTTCACTGAACAACCAGCCTGCCATAAAACTGTAG